In Oncorhynchus masou masou isolate Uvic2021 chromosome 28, UVic_Omas_1.1, whole genome shotgun sequence, the DNA window ATTGGAACAAAGCCTCCTTTATTCTGGTAAATTGGTATTCATGGTGACCCTATATGCCTGAAGCGTCCACATGCATATTTATACCTGTTTGGACTTGATCTGGTTGCATTATCAGAACTATAACATTGCATGTAATATGATATTTTCTCTCCCACTGAAGCATGTGCCATCTCAGGAGTGTGGATGTGTGTCACTGTCAACCCCTTAAACATCGCTGCTGGAGTATGGATGGTGTAAGTTTGTCTTGCACCATATGATCCTTAGCCAAGGCTTTAGATTTGCATACACGCCTACatatattagagagagagtgtgtgtgtgtgtgtgtgtgtgtgtgtgtgtatatatatatatatatatatatatatatatatatatatatatatatatatatatatatatataagatccATCACTGTGCTAATGTCCTCCTTCTTTTTCAAGGTTGAATGCCTTTGTGCTGTTCCTGTGTGAAGTTCCATTCTGCTGTCAGTTCATTGAGTTTGCAAACGCAGTGGCAGCTCGAGCTGACAAATTCAAGCCATGGCAGAAAGCCTTCTTCTACTGCGGGTAAGAACTGGACTGAGACCTGCTGTCTTCACATGACTCAGCTGTCTATTGTCTAGGCCTGCAATTTTAAATGACCTTTTAACCAGTTGAAAAACATACTTCAAGTTTTCTGTAATCAACCACTCAATCAAACCCTGTTTCTTGTATTTCCAGGATGGCACTGTTTCCCATATTCCTGAGCTTCTCCATCACCACTTTGTTTGGAAATGCCATTGCCTTCGCTACGGGAGTCCTCTATGGTCTCGCCTCACTGGGCAAAAAGTGAGGCTTTTCTATTCATTCTTTTGTGATAAGATTTCGATTTGAATATATGTGTGTaggcctacatactgtacttgaGATTGAATTTTTTTTCTCGCCCCTCTTTCTCACACTTTCTCCCCTTTCAGTTCAAATGAACATGCATTTTTAATCAACATTTAGATGTTTAGGTGTTATTAATCAGTAGTAAGATGCATTACATTTAAAATAATGTAACATCttgtaacaggagataacagcTTCATTCCATACTCTCATTGTAACTTTGAGTGGCAAAAAAGTAACCCTGTAAATGATCTCATTCAACATTATATCTAACATCTCCCCTTTCCTCTGTGGTGTCATGCTTTCggccctgtttctctctcttccaccacTCTGTTTCTTTCAGGGGCGATGCGGTGAGTTACGCCAGGCTGAATCACCAGAAACTGGGGGATGAGGAGAAGCTGACCGGGACGACTGACGGGTCAATATAGTGACATGGCTCATCCCTCCGGTCTCACAGAGGAGGAACACTATCCTTTATCAAGGGACAAAGatctcaacccctctcccccaccatctcttctCTTTtaccccacctctccctctctgttactGGGTTTATTTATGTATCTAAACTGCTGCATCTTTAATGTCTTATTTGATGAAATGTGTCCGTATAGATTTTATGTAATTTGGTCCTTTTATAGTGTGAATTTAGTTTGACATTTTAGTTCATGTAAGGTTTAGCAGTTGTtttaatgttttttgtttgttttttttaaattcatttttgtgtgctgttctgttgtcctggTTACTGGGGTATCCATTTTTTGCAAGTAGGAAAAGGAATGTACCATTTTAGCCAATCCGCCTTTCAGGAAACCTGGGCGATAGTGAAAGTGGAATTGTAGTTTTTGTTAAGGATTTTCCCAAGTCATCTTCCACTGTTTGTGCCACCGGCAATTGGAAATTCGGCCATTGGGACAGTAATCCCAAATGTATATCCATCCAGTGTACCCAAAGATGGGAGTCCTCTTTCATATTGATTACTTGAGATATGAAGTAACCAATATTCAGTTTTCAACTGAACACTTTGAACAAACATTGACAACATTGCATGTTTACAGAGGACATAGGATTCGCTGTGACATCATAGTTCTAACAACGGTTTTCAGTGCACAGATAAGATGAACTATCTTATCAGCTTTCGGGGCATTCTACAAATTTGCTTGTAATCAAACAGTCACAGGTTGCTATAGGTTGTGTATATCATGAGAAGAAAAACAGATTAAGGGCTCAATTCAATACATCTTTCTGATGTTCAGCACTGTAGTGCAATTGAAATTCAAAGGTAATGTTCCCACTTttgtggagactgcattcacggt includes these proteins:
- the LOC135518163 gene encoding calcium channel flower homolog, with translation MNIDEAAAPKPVTDDDGMTWWYRWLCKIVGVLGGVSCAISGVWMCVTVNPLNIAAGVWMVLNAFVLFLCEVPFCCQFIEFANAVAARADKFKPWQKAFFYCGMALFPIFLSFSITTLFGNAIAFATGVLYGLASLGKKGDAVSYARLNHQKLGDEEKLTGTTDGSI